From a single Micromonospora pallida genomic region:
- the pruA gene encoding L-glutamate gamma-semialdehyde dehydrogenase yields the protein MDAVTTPPSPVNEPTLDYAPGSPERAALREELSRQEGRRVELTATIGGDRRMGGGVEIAVVQPHDHRHVLGVLRNSTRVDTEAAVAAAREAAPGWRELSLDDRAAILLKAADLLAGPWRQRLNAATMLGQSKTAVQAEIDSACELADFWRFNVHYARQLVAEQPVANARGVWNRTDHRPLEGFVYAVTPFNFTAIAGNLPTAPALMGNTVVWKPSPTQQLAAHLTMELLAEAGLPPGVINMLPGDGLDVSAVALTHPDLAGIHFTGSTATFQHLWSTVGANLAGYRSYPRVVGETGGKGFVVAHASADPDVLRVALLRGAFEYQGQKCSAASRAYVARSVWERVRDSLLAEVEALSMGDVTDFSHFMGAVIDARAFARHRAVIERAHGRDSLTVLAGGKVDDSVGYFVRPTVVESADPTDEMFRTEYFGPILAVHVFDDDAFADAVDQLESFAPYGLTGAVVAQDRAAIAWASRRLRFAAGNFYVNDKPTGAVVGQQPFGGARASGTNDKAGAAANLTRWVSPRSIKETFDPPRDHRYPHQG from the coding sequence ATGGATGCCGTCACGACCCCGCCGTCCCCGGTCAACGAGCCGACCCTCGACTACGCCCCCGGTAGTCCGGAACGGGCCGCCCTCAGGGAGGAGCTGTCCCGCCAGGAGGGTCGGCGGGTGGAGCTGACCGCCACCATCGGGGGCGACCGCCGGATGGGTGGGGGAGTGGAGATCGCGGTGGTGCAGCCGCACGACCACCGCCACGTCCTCGGGGTGTTGCGCAACTCCACCCGGGTCGACACCGAGGCGGCGGTCGCGGCGGCCCGGGAGGCGGCGCCCGGCTGGCGCGAGCTGTCCCTCGACGACCGCGCGGCGATCCTGCTGAAGGCCGCCGACCTGCTCGCCGGCCCGTGGCGGCAGCGCCTCAACGCCGCCACGATGCTGGGCCAGTCGAAGACGGCCGTCCAGGCCGAGATCGACTCCGCGTGCGAGCTGGCCGACTTCTGGCGGTTCAACGTCCACTACGCCCGGCAGCTCGTCGCCGAGCAGCCGGTGGCCAACGCCCGTGGGGTGTGGAACCGCACCGACCACCGTCCACTGGAGGGCTTCGTCTACGCGGTCACCCCGTTCAACTTCACCGCGATCGCCGGCAACCTGCCCACCGCGCCGGCCCTGATGGGCAACACCGTCGTCTGGAAGCCCTCGCCGACCCAGCAGCTCGCCGCCCACCTCACCATGGAGCTGCTGGCCGAGGCCGGGCTGCCGCCCGGGGTGATCAACATGCTGCCGGGTGACGGGCTCGACGTCTCGGCGGTGGCGCTCACCCACCCCGACCTGGCCGGCATCCACTTCACCGGGTCCACCGCGACGTTCCAGCACCTCTGGTCGACGGTGGGCGCGAACCTGGCGGGCTACCGGTCGTACCCCCGGGTCGTCGGCGAGACCGGCGGCAAGGGGTTCGTCGTCGCCCACGCCTCGGCCGACCCCGACGTGTTGCGGGTGGCGCTGCTGCGGGGCGCGTTCGAGTACCAGGGCCAGAAGTGCTCCGCCGCCTCCCGGGCGTACGTGGCGCGGTCGGTGTGGGAGCGGGTGCGGGACTCGCTGCTCGCCGAGGTGGAGGCGCTGAGCATGGGCGACGTCACCGACTTCTCGCACTTCATGGGGGCGGTGATCGATGCCCGGGCGTTCGCCCGCCACCGGGCGGTGATCGAGCGGGCGCACGGACGGGACTCCCTGACGGTGCTCGCCGGCGGCAAGGTCGACGACTCGGTCGGCTACTTCGTCCGGCCGACCGTGGTGGAGAGCGCCGACCCCACCGACGAGATGTTCCGTACCGAGTACTTCGGGCCGATCCTGGCGGTGCACGTCTTCGACGACGACGCCTTCGCCGACGCGGTCGACCAGCTCGAGTCGTTCGCGCCGTACGGCCTGACCGGAGCGGTCGTGGCTCAGGACCGCGCGGCGATCGCCTGGGCGAGCCGCCGGCTGCGGTTCGCCGCCGGGAACTTCTACGTCAACGACAAGCCGACCGGGGCGGTCGTCGGGCAGCAGCCGTTCGGCGGTGCCCGTGCCTCGGGCACCAACGACAAGGCGGGCGCGGCGGCCAACCTGACCCGGTGGGTCTCCCCGCGCTCGATCAAGGAGACCTTCGACCCGCCCCGGGATCACCGCTACCCCCACCAGGGCTGA
- a CDS encoding amino acid ABC transporter permease, which produces MKVQAPQAREAPPTPTGGRSAPVRPQSTTGYLVAAAVLALVALTLCQQLAAMLLAGAAAQILLGVALPVAALGWPLGLAYRRGQRSGRDWAAGRHVEARRAAAGSRDASVTSLGISACVAILAALALLVFTNDGAVQKTFFNGEYMSRSFLDIVRALWINVQIALGAQILAMVFGLVLAIGRQLPGRGFRPVRALSIAYIDVFRGIPSVVLIYLVCYGLPLTEVPFLSGGSLVVYAIVALAMTYSAYNAELYRAGIESINPGQSSAALSMGLTQTDVMRFVILPQMGRNIAAPMLSTFIGLQKDTALVIVVGIIDAFSQAKIYSANDFNLSAVTAVCLVFVLITIPQTRFVDYLLARTGARKTGV; this is translated from the coding sequence ATGAAGGTGCAGGCACCCCAGGCCCGTGAGGCCCCGCCGACCCCCACCGGCGGCAGATCCGCCCCGGTCCGACCGCAGTCGACGACGGGTTACCTGGTCGCCGCCGCCGTCCTCGCCCTGGTGGCCCTGACGCTGTGCCAGCAGCTCGCCGCCATGCTCCTGGCGGGGGCCGCCGCACAGATCCTGCTCGGCGTGGCGCTCCCGGTCGCCGCCCTCGGCTGGCCGCTCGGGCTGGCCTACCGGCGTGGCCAGCGGTCCGGGCGGGACTGGGCCGCCGGCCGGCACGTCGAGGCCCGCCGGGCGGCGGCCGGCTCCCGCGACGCCTCCGTCACGTCCCTCGGCATCAGCGCGTGCGTGGCCATCCTGGCCGCGCTCGCCCTGCTGGTCTTCACCAACGACGGTGCGGTGCAGAAGACCTTCTTCAACGGCGAGTACATGTCGCGCAGCTTCCTCGACATCGTGCGCGCCCTCTGGATCAACGTGCAGATCGCGCTCGGCGCGCAGATCCTCGCCATGGTCTTCGGACTCGTGCTCGCCATCGGCCGGCAGCTGCCCGGGCGGGGTTTCCGCCCGGTCCGCGCCCTGTCCATCGCCTACATCGACGTGTTCCGGGGCATCCCGTCGGTCGTCCTGATCTACCTGGTCTGCTACGGGCTGCCGCTCACCGAGGTGCCGTTCCTCAGCGGCGGGTCGCTGGTGGTCTACGCGATCGTGGCGCTGGCCATGACGTACAGCGCCTACAACGCGGAGCTGTACCGCGCCGGTATCGAGTCGATCAACCCCGGCCAGAGTTCCGCCGCCCTGTCCATGGGACTGACCCAAACCGACGTCATGCGGTTCGTCATCCTGCCGCAGATGGGCCGCAACATCGCCGCGCCCATGCTCAGCACCTTCATCGGTCTGCAGAAGGACACCGCGCTGGTGATCGTCGTGGGCATCATCGACGCGTTCAGCCAGGCCAAGATCTACTCGGCGAACGACTTCAATCTCTCCGCGGTGACCGCCGTGTGCCTGGTCTTCGTCCTGATCACGATCCCGCAGACCCGGTTCGTCGACTACCTGCTCGCCCGGACCGGGGCCCGGAAGACAGGGGTGTGA
- a CDS encoding glycogen debranching N-terminal domain-containing protein, with protein sequence MTRRELLGDGTLLRTDGSGDVPDTDTYGLFLDDTRHLSRWELTVDGTRPRLLAGADDELVLTPWTRRGADPSCTVFRRQTVRYGRLTERVRIVNHGPDTAELSLSYRFAADFADQFELRTDREYPRPAGLRATEHTDDGTRLTYRRADFHRATTVRVVAGPPADPEDGGVTWTLRLPPHGDLAVTVEVRATDITPPPALTIVVEPTGDAELDEAVARGSADLSTLLVPDDTGGLTVAAGSPWFLTLFGRDSLLTASFALAAAPWLAAGTLRALAATQGRTVDPSRVEEPGKILHERRRGELSHFGHVPYARYYGSVDATPLFLMLLAETGDDALAAELEAPARAAVAWMFDHGGLDRTGWLVYRTDGAGLVHQCWKDSARGICFRSGEPAHGQLAVAEVQAYAYAALRGTAEIADRVWGDRAYADRLDRAAADLRARFVRDFWLDRDDFVALALTEDGRQVDALASNAGHVLWTGLLDDDRAARVGRRLTQSDFFTGWGIRTVAAGQPAYHPVSYHTGGVWPHDTAIAVAGLARHGLHVEAETVARGLLDAAAHHRYRLPEVFAGFGRDEHPVPVPYPHSCSIQAWAAAAPLLLRRVLR encoded by the coding sequence GAACTGCTCGGCGACGGCACTCTGCTCCGTACCGACGGCTCCGGGGACGTGCCCGACACCGACACGTACGGCCTCTTCCTCGACGACACCCGGCACCTGTCGCGGTGGGAACTCACCGTCGACGGCACCCGGCCCCGACTGCTCGCCGGGGCCGACGACGAACTGGTGCTGACGCCGTGGACCCGGCGGGGCGCCGACCCGTCCTGCACCGTCTTCCGCCGGCAGACCGTCCGGTACGGCCGGCTCACCGAACGGGTCAGGATCGTCAACCACGGACCCGACACGGCGGAGCTGTCGCTGTCGTACCGGTTCGCCGCCGACTTCGCCGACCAGTTCGAGCTGCGGACCGACCGGGAGTACCCGAGACCGGCCGGGCTCCGGGCCACCGAGCACACCGACGACGGGACGCGCCTGACCTACCGGCGCGCGGACTTCCACCGGGCCACGACGGTCCGGGTCGTCGCCGGGCCACCGGCCGACCCGGAGGACGGGGGCGTCACCTGGACGCTGCGACTGCCCCCACACGGCGACCTCGCCGTCACGGTGGAGGTGCGCGCAACCGACATCACGCCGCCGCCCGCGCTGACGATCGTCGTCGAGCCGACCGGCGACGCAGAGCTGGACGAGGCGGTCGCCCGAGGCAGCGCCGACCTGTCGACGCTGCTGGTCCCGGACGACACCGGCGGGCTCACCGTCGCCGCCGGGTCCCCCTGGTTCCTGACCCTCTTCGGCCGGGACAGTCTGCTCACCGCCAGCTTCGCGCTCGCCGCCGCGCCCTGGCTCGCCGCCGGCACCCTGCGCGCCCTCGCCGCGACGCAGGGCCGGACGGTGGACCCGTCCCGGGTGGAGGAACCGGGCAAGATCCTGCACGAACGCCGTCGTGGCGAGCTGAGCCACTTCGGTCACGTCCCCTACGCGCGCTACTACGGCAGCGTGGACGCTACCCCGCTGTTCCTGATGTTGCTGGCCGAGACCGGCGACGACGCGCTCGCCGCCGAACTCGAGGCCCCGGCCCGCGCGGCGGTCGCCTGGATGTTCGACCACGGTGGGCTGGACCGGACCGGCTGGCTGGTGTACCGCACGGACGGCGCCGGCCTGGTCCACCAGTGCTGGAAGGACTCCGCCCGGGGCATCTGCTTCCGCTCCGGGGAGCCCGCCCACGGCCAGCTGGCCGTGGCCGAGGTGCAGGCCTACGCGTACGCCGCGCTGCGCGGCACCGCCGAGATCGCCGACCGGGTCTGGGGCGACCGCGCCTACGCCGACCGGCTGGACCGGGCGGCCGCCGACCTGCGCGCCCGCTTCGTCCGTGACTTCTGGCTGGACCGGGACGACTTCGTGGCGCTCGCCCTGACCGAGGACGGCCGGCAGGTCGACGCGCTGGCCTCCAACGCGGGCCACGTGCTCTGGACCGGGCTGCTGGACGACGACCGCGCGGCCCGGGTCGGTCGCCGGCTGACCCAGTCGGACTTCTTCACCGGGTGGGGCATCCGGACGGTCGCCGCCGGCCAGCCCGCGTACCACCCGGTCTCCTACCACACCGGGGGCGTCTGGCCGCACGACACCGCGATCGCGGTCGCCGGGCTGGCCCGTCACGGCCTCCACGTCGAGGCGGAGACGGTCGCCCGGGGCCTGCTCGACGCCGCCGCGCACCACCGGTACCGGCTGCCGGAGGTCTTCGCCGGGTTCGGCCGGGACGAGCATCCGGTCCCGGTGCCGTATCCGCACTCCTGTTCGATCCAGGCCTGGGCGGCGGCGGCCCCGCTGCTGCTGCGGCGCGTCCTGCGCTGA
- a CDS encoding ABC transporter substrate-binding protein, which yields MRRSLRSLGLAAALTGMLAMAACGSNDSGGEPGAADFGDCEVTENPTVHELKTMTEGTLTVAASLPYPAGYRGNTLESVDGGYMYCLDAEIANRAGLKKIKLVNASFEALVTAKTSNFDFAVWDIYDTPERRRAVDFSTPYNTYRSGVLVKSDSNLTKESIRTATVGVLAGSVQLKYVNETLKPGEVRVFSSNDDLFNAVLAGQVDAALNDTATVMPRAASSDGKLKVVGQYPAGGDVAALFPKGSPNVAVVDQILADMEKDGTLDKIMDKWLNPILGGDPEALPDWSV from the coding sequence ATGAGAAGGTCACTCCGCTCCCTCGGCCTCGCCGCCGCCCTCACCGGGATGCTCGCCATGGCCGCCTGCGGCTCGAACGACTCCGGCGGCGAGCCGGGGGCCGCCGACTTCGGTGACTGCGAGGTGACGGAGAACCCCACGGTCCACGAGTTGAAGACCATGACCGAGGGGACCCTCACCGTCGCCGCCTCGCTGCCGTACCCGGCCGGATACCGGGGCAACACCCTCGAGTCGGTCGACGGCGGCTACATGTACTGCCTGGACGCCGAGATCGCCAACCGCGCAGGCCTGAAGAAGATCAAGCTGGTGAACGCCTCGTTCGAGGCCCTCGTGACCGCGAAGACCTCGAACTTCGACTTCGCGGTCTGGGACATCTACGACACCCCGGAGCGGCGCCGGGCGGTGGACTTCTCCACCCCGTACAACACCTACCGCTCCGGTGTCCTGGTCAAGAGCGACTCGAACCTGACCAAGGAGAGCATCCGGACCGCCACCGTCGGCGTGCTGGCCGGGTCCGTGCAGCTTAAGTACGTCAACGAGACCCTCAAGCCCGGCGAGGTGCGGGTCTTCTCGTCCAACGACGACCTCTTCAACGCGGTCCTGGCCGGGCAGGTCGACGCCGCGCTCAACGACACCGCCACCGTCATGCCCCGGGCGGCCAGCTCGGACGGCAAGCTCAAGGTCGTCGGGCAGTACCCGGCCGGTGGCGACGTGGCGGCGCTGTTCCCCAAGGGCTCGCCGAACGTCGCGGTGGTCGACCAGATCCTCGCCGACATGGAGAAGGACGGCACCCTCGACAAGATCATGGACAAGTGGCTGAACCCGATCCTCGGCGGGGACCCTGAGGCGCTGCCCGACTGGAGCGTCTGA